From a single Natronorubrum tibetense GA33 genomic region:
- a CDS encoding Lrp/AsnC family transcriptional regulator: protein MKPTKSLPDLDENDLEIIRELEQNDEKNLEELAAELDLSKSTIHYRLNRLKENGVITDISADINPQSLGLAMVVITEVNVSHERGYADEIGDGLVNVEGVQQVYYTMGDVDFVVISRVQNHDQMNEVVDDIVAIDGVNETSSRFVMRELKNENRILENMSDEMIGNVLETE, encoded by the coding sequence ATGAAACCAACAAAATCGCTTCCGGATCTGGACGAAAACGATCTCGAGATCATCAGAGAACTCGAGCAAAACGACGAGAAGAACCTCGAGGAGCTCGCGGCTGAACTCGATCTCTCGAAGTCGACGATCCACTACCGACTGAATCGGCTCAAGGAGAACGGCGTGATAACCGACATCTCCGCCGATATCAATCCCCAGTCGCTGGGGCTCGCGATGGTCGTTATCACCGAAGTGAACGTCTCGCACGAGCGCGGCTACGCCGACGAGATCGGTGACGGATTGGTCAATGTCGAGGGCGTACAGCAGGTCTACTACACCATGGGAGACGTCGACTTCGTCGTCATCTCCCGCGTCCAAAACCACGATCAGATGAACGAGGTCGTCGACGATATCGTCGCCATCGACGGCGTCAACGAAACGTCGTCCCGATTCGTCATGCGCGAACTCAAGAACGAAAACAGGATACTGGAGAACATGTCCGACGAGATGATCGGCAACGTCCTCGAGACCGAGTAA
- a CDS encoding aminotransferase family protein, producing MANETALSDDRTEIERLDKEYVFGTWSFQSEVDPTEVVGGEGVRFTDAAGSEYIDFSGQLMCSNLGHSADAVADAIAEQAREGAYFAPGFATEARARLGEKLAEVTPGNLSKTFFSTSGTEAVEAAIKIARMYTGKQKIISRYRSYHGATAGSISVTGDPRRLMAEPGVPGTIKAPDPYAYGSTLEPMESLEYIDEMLMLEGDTVAGILVEPVVGSNGILVPPEEYLPRLKEIAHDHGALLICDEVMAGFGRTGEWFGSDVFGVTPDIMTMAKGLSGAYAPLGATIVTDEIADHFEDEMFCHGHTYAGHPVACAAGLAAVETYQEENLIEHASEVGDYLGDRLEELAEDHPSVGQTRGVGLFRGIELTKDPDERVPFGEREDKISTGSTVVDEVAAAASDDGVYVANMINTLIIAPPLPITEDDIDEAVAVLDDALEVSDAAMDR from the coding sequence ATGGCAAACGAGACAGCGTTGTCGGACGATCGAACCGAGATAGAACGCCTCGACAAGGAGTACGTGTTCGGAACGTGGTCGTTCCAGAGCGAGGTCGACCCGACCGAGGTCGTCGGCGGCGAGGGCGTCAGATTCACGGACGCCGCGGGAAGCGAGTATATCGACTTTTCGGGCCAACTCATGTGTTCGAACCTCGGACACTCCGCCGACGCGGTCGCCGATGCGATCGCCGAACAGGCCCGGGAAGGAGCGTACTTCGCGCCCGGCTTCGCGACGGAGGCCCGCGCCCGCCTCGGCGAAAAACTCGCGGAGGTGACGCCGGGGAACCTCTCGAAGACGTTCTTCTCGACCAGCGGTACCGAAGCCGTCGAGGCCGCAATCAAGATCGCCCGCATGTACACCGGGAAACAAAAGATCATCTCGCGGTACCGTTCCTACCACGGCGCTACCGCGGGTTCGATCAGCGTCACCGGCGACCCGCGACGACTGATGGCAGAACCCGGCGTCCCGGGGACGATCAAAGCCCCCGATCCCTACGCCTACGGCTCCACCCTCGAGCCGATGGAGAGCCTCGAGTACATCGACGAGATGCTGATGCTCGAGGGCGATACGGTTGCGGGAATCCTCGTCGAACCGGTCGTCGGCTCGAACGGAATCCTCGTTCCGCCCGAAGAGTACCTCCCTCGGCTCAAGGAGATCGCTCACGACCACGGCGCACTCTTGATCTGTGACGAAGTGATGGCCGGCTTCGGCCGCACGGGCGAGTGGTTCGGCAGCGATGTCTTCGGCGTCACGCCAGATATTATGACGATGGCAAAGGGACTCTCGGGTGCCTACGCACCACTCGGTGCGACAATAGTGACCGACGAGATCGCCGACCACTTCGAGGACGAGATGTTCTGTCACGGCCACACCTACGCGGGACATCCCGTCGCCTGTGCCGCCGGGCTCGCCGCCGTCGAGACCTATCAGGAGGAGAACCTCATCGAACACGCGAGCGAGGTCGGCGACTACCTCGGCGACCGCCTCGAGGAACTCGCCGAAGATCATCCCAGCGTCGGACAGACGCGGGGTGTCGGTCTCTTCCGCGGGATCGAACTGACGAAAGACCCCGACGAGCGCGTCCCGTTCGGGGAACGCGAGGACAAGATCTCGACGGGATCGACGGTCGTCGACGAGGTCGCCGCAGCCGCCTCCGACGACGGCGTCTACGTTGCCAACATGATCAACACGCTCATCATCGCGCCACCGCTGCCCATCACGGAGGACGACATCGACGAGGCCGTCGCGGTTCTCGACGACGCGCTCGAAGTGTCCGACGCAGCAATGGATCGGTGA